The sequence ACCAAACACTTTTCTATTGAATGATAAATATATTTTTATTTATCAAGATGTTAGAGGACGTTATATGAGTGAAGGAACATTTACAAATATGACACCACAAGCGGAACAAAAAAGTAAAACAAGTGTTGATGAAAGTACAGATACTTATGATACTATTGATTGGCTTATAAAAAACATTAAAAATAACAACGGAAAAATTGGACAGTACGGAACTTCCTATCCTGGTTTTTATACCGCTGTAGGAACTCTTGCAAATCATCCGGCTCTAGTAGCTTCTTCACCACAAGCACCAATTTCTGATTTCTTCTTTGATGATTTTCATCACAATGGTGCTTTCATAATGGGATATTTCAGAACTTTCCCAGTTTTTGGAATACAAAAAGACAAAGCTACTAGCGAACATTGGTACATGAAAGATTTTATAGCTCCAACTTCTAAAGACGGATCTGTCTTTTATAATGAACTAGGAACTATTAAAGAAGCGTCTGACAAATATTATAAAGACAATTTCTTCATGCAAGAAATTATAGAACATCCAAATTATGACAGTTTCTGGCAAAAAAGAAATTTATTACCCCATTTAAAAAACATAAATCACGCAGTAATGACCGTTGGTGGATGGTATGACGCAGAAGATTTAGCTGGACCACTAAATATTTACAAAACAATAGAAAAAACAAGTCCAAAAGCAAAGAACACAATTGTTATGGGACCTTTCTCTCATGGAGCTTGGGCTCGTGAAACTGGAAAACACTATCATAACGATATTTACTTTGGAGACAGTATTGCTACTTTTTATCAAAAGAACATTGAATACAAGTTTTTTAATCATTATTTAAAAGGTGATTCAAAAAATGCAGTTGCTCTACCTGAAGCCTATATGTTTGATACTGGTAAAAAAGAGTGGAATGAATTTTCTAATTGGCCTCCAAAAAAAGCAAGCAAACTTAATTTTTATTTAAGTTCAAACGGAAAATTAGACACTAACAAGTCTAATAAAACTGCTTATAGCGAATATTATAGCGATCCAAACAATCCTGTGCCAAGTAGTGTGAACTATTCAGATTTCAACGGATTCACACCCAGAAACTACATGAGTGAAGACCAACGTTTTGCATTGAGTCGTCCAGATGTAATCACTTTTACTACCGATTATTTAACGGAAGATATCACACTTGCAGGAGAAATCATGGCGAAATTAAAAATCGCTTCTTCTTCTTCAGATGCAGATTTTGTTGTTAAACTAATTGATATTTATCCACAAGATGAACCTCAAAATGAAGACAAACCAAATGTCATTTATGCTAATTATCATCAAATGGTGCGTAGTGAAGTTATGCCTGCTCGTTTTAGAAATAGTTTTGAAAAACCAGAAGCTTTAACACCAAACCAAACAACGGAAGTGAATTTAAAATTGCAAGATGTTTTACATACTTTCAAAAAAGGACACAAAATCCAAATTCAAATTCAAAGTACATGGTATCCTATGATTGCGGTTAACCAACAGAAATTTTTAGAAAATAATTATTTAGCGACTAAAGAAGATTATACTAAAGCCTTTATTAAAATTTTTAATGATAGCTACATTGAAGTAGACATATTGAAATAGAAAAACGAAAGCTGTCTGAAAAGGCAGCTTTTTTTATGATTTAAAACGATTATAGCAAATCGTTAAAATCATCAAACCAGAAACATAAGTTTATTAATTCAAACTCACAGACCACAATCTACCACACTTCAATCGTGTTATTTCATCCTTTTCTTTTTATAATTCTTCGCATTTCATAACAGAGATTCATCAATAAAATATTCAAAATTGAAAAATATCTTCCCTTAAACATAAATTTCAAAAAACTTTTAAAATTTTAAACTTCAAAGCTGAAACAAAAAAATTACTTTTGCATTTCTAAATCATTGGCATATTGCCAAATTGAAAAATTGACATATTTAGCATGAATTACCTTTCAGTAGAAAACATATCCAAAGCATACGGAGAACGCGTTTTGTTTGACAACGTATCTTTCGGAATTAATAAAGATCAAAAAATTGCCTTTATTGCCAAAAATGGTTCTGGAAAAACCACCATCATGAACATGATTAACGGTTTTGATGAACCCGATACAGGACAAATTGTTCTTCGAAAAGGAATCAATATGGCTTTTTTATCACAGAACAATAATCTACAGGATGAATTAACCATTGAAGAAAGCATTTTTGCTTCAGACAATGAAACGCTGAAAGTAATAGAAGCTTACGAAAAAGCATTAGAAAATCCTGAAGACGAAGAAGTGTATCAGAGAGCTTTTGATGACATGGATCGTCATAATGCTTGGGATTTTGAAACACAATACAAACAAATTTTATCAAAACTAAAATTAGTCGATTTAAAATTACTAGTTAAAAACCTTTCTGGTGGACAAAAGAAACGTTTGTCGTTAGCAATCATTTTAATTAGCCGTCCAGATTTATTAATATTAGATGAGCCAACCAATCACTTAGACTTAGAAATGATTGAATGGTTAGAAGATTATTTTTCAAAAGAAAATATTACTTTATTCATGGTAACGCATGATCGTTTTTTCCTAGAACGTGTTTGTAATGAAATTATAGAGCTTGACAATAATAAAGTATACCAATATAAAGGAAATTATTCCTACTATTTAGAGAAAAAAGAAGAACGAATTGCTTCTGAAAACGCAAGTGTTGATAAAGCACAAAACTTATTTGTAAAAGAATTGGCTTGGATGCGTCGCCAACCAAAAGCAAGAACTACAAAATCAAAATCGCGTCAAGACGATTTCTACAAAATTAAAGAAAAGGCAGAAAGCCGCAGAAAAGATAATGTTGTTGAATTGGAAATCAACATGGAAAGAATGGGTAGTAAAATCATCGAAATGGTTAAGGTTACTAAGAAATTCCCAGAAAAAACTATCCTTGATGAATTCTCCTATTCCTTTCAACGTGGAGAACGTATCGGAATTATTGGAAAAAACGGAACTGGAAAGTCTACGTTTTTAAATATTCTTACAAAAACAATGAATCCAGAATCTGGTAAAGTCATCATTGGTGACACTATCAAAATTGGCTACTATACTCAAAGTGGAATTAATCCAAAACCAGGTCAGAAAGTAATTGATATTATTAAAGAATATGGAGAATACATTCCTTTAACCAAAGGTAAAATTATTTCTGCAACACAATTATTAGAACGCTTTTTATTTGATGCTAAAAAACAGTATGATTTTGTAGAAAAACTGAGTGGAGGAGAATTGAAACGTTTGTATTTATGTACTGTTTTAATTCAAAATCCAAACTTCTTAATTCTCGATGAGCCAACTAATGATTTAGATATTGTTACATTAAATGTATTAGAAAGTTTCTTATTAGACTATCCTGGTTGTTTATTAGTAGTGAGTCACGATAGATACTTCATGGATAAAATTGTAGATCACTTATTCGTTTTTAGAGGAGAAGGACAAGTAGAAGATTTTCCAGGAAATTATTCTGATTTTAGAAGCTATGAAGATTCATCAGAACCAAAAGGATTAAGCAGTGTTAGCACAGAAAATAATGCTTCAAAATCTTGGAAAGAGAAAAATGCTACTGCAACAGGCTTATCATTTAACGAACAAAAAGAATTCAACAAAATTGAACGTGAAATAAAAGATTTAGAATTTGAAAAAGCTAAAATTGAAAAAGAATTTGCCGACGGAAAAGTAGCAGATGATAAAATTGAAGCTAAAGCAAATGAACTTCAAAAAATAATTAAATCTTTAGAAGAAAAAGAAGAACGTTGGTTCGAACTTTCAGCAAAAGTGGAATAAATTTTAAACCATTAAGATAGTAAGCTTCATTAAGTTTTTCTTAATCATATTACTATCTTAATGGTTCAAAAAAAACAAAAAATGATTCATATTCTAAAATCATATCTAAAATTCCTTTGGAAATCCAAAAACGAACATGGAGTTCATTCTCCTTTTGTATATGATTTAGTCACCAAGTGTTTTTATGACAAAACGAATTATTCCGAATATGCTATTCTAAATAATTACAGAAAATCACTTTTAACTAATAAAAACGCTATCGAAGTAACCGATTTTGGAGCCGGTTCAAGGGTTTTCAAATCAAACACAAGAGAAGTAAATAAAATAGCAAAAACAGCAGGTATTACTTCAAAAAATGCTGAATTACTTTTTAGAATAGTTAATTATTTTCAACCAAAAAACACCTTAGAGATAGGAACATCTTTAGGACTTGCTACTTCTGCGCTATCATTAGGCTATTTAAAGACGAAGATAACTTCACTAGAAGGCTGTCCAAACACTTTGTCGATTGCAGAAAATCACCTACAAAATTCAAGTATAAATAAAGATAATATCCATTTTATAAATACCGAATTTACACAATACCTATCAAGCTATAACACACAACCTACAAATTACAACTTCATCTACTTCGACGGTAATCATTCCAAAAAAGCAACATTAGAGTATTTCGAATTACTTTTACCAACCATTACAAACGAAACGGTTTGGATTTTCGACGACATACATTGGTCCAAAGAAATGGAAGAAGCTTGGGAAACTATAAAAAAACATGCAACTGTAAAAATCACCATTGATACTTTTCAATGGGGTATCGTTTTTTTTAGACAAGAACAAGAGAAAGAACATTTCATAATAAATCCAAATAAAACCTTAAGTTCATTTCTTTTTGAAAAAATTAGATTTTAATTGTAACAAAATCACTTGTTTTTCTACTTATGTTTAATTAAGAATTCCGATTTACAGAATTCTAAATTCTAAATTCTAAATTGAAATGGCACAACCAATCATCGAAATAAAAGACATCAAAAGAGATTTTCCATTAGGAGACGAAGTTATTCATGTACTAAAAGGAATTGATTTAAAGATCAATAAAGGAGAATACGTTGCATTGATGGGACCATCTGGTTCAGGAAAATCGACACTTATGAATCTTTTAGGCTGTTTAGACACTCCAACTTCTGGTACTTATGTTTTAAACGGAAAATTGGTGAGTAAAATGCACGATGATGAGTTAGCAGAAATTCGAAATAAAGAAATAGGATTCGTTTTCCAAACTTTTAACCTAATGCCAAGAACAACAGCATTAGACAATGTTGCATTACCAATGGTTTATGCTGGTTTTTCAAAATCGGAACGAAATGAAAGAGCTACCGAAGTTTTAACACAAGTAGGGCTTGCTGACAGAATGGATCATAAACCCAATCAATTATCAGGTGGACAACGCCAACGTGTAGCAGTAGGCCGCGCATTAGTAAACAAACCAGCTATTATCCTTGCCGATGAGCCAACAGGAAACTTAGACAGTAAAACATCCGTAGAAATCATGGGTCTTTTTAACGAAATTCATGCTAACGGAAACACTGTCATTCTAGTAACTCACGAAGAAGATATTGCAGCATATGCACATAGAGTTATTCGTCTTAGAGATGGAGTTATTGAAAGTGATACGATGAACACTAATATAAACATTCATGAAAAAAACTAAACTATTACTAACTTTCGGGATTATTGCGTGTAGTATTTCACAAATAAGTTCTCGTTATTTAAACCTAGAAGACTCAATCAAAGGCCTTATAATGGGGTTTTGAATTGGAATTTTAGTTATAGGAATACTTCAACTAAAAAAAACTTCAAAAGTATAATTCCGATTCAGAAGCGAATGGCTAGGGGTTTATTTATTATTCCTTTTCCTGCTCTACATTCTATTTTTTCTAAACCTTCACAGGTTTAAAAAAAATACCATTCCTATCAGGGCTATTTAGTATTCCATTTTTTCTTTTGTCAGTAAGTCATTATATTTGGTACACAAAATTGAATCTATGAAAATTGCTTTACTTACCTGTGAAAAATTACCTGACTTACTCCCCTCCGATCAACTATTAATTCCTGAATTAGCAAAACATAACATTGTAGCAAAAGCAGAAATCTGGGACAACATTTCAGTAGATTGGTCAACATATGATTATCTCATTTTTAGAAACACATGGGATTATTATGAAAAAGAAGAAAAATTCAACCTTTGGCTAAATAAAATAGAACAGTTAGGAATAAAAACACTCAACTCCTTATCTATAATAAAAGAAAACAAACATAAATTCTATTTGCAAAAACTTCAAGAAAAAGGAATTACAATTATCCCAACACTTTTTCAAGAGAAAACAAATAATTTAAACTTAAAATCAGCTATACCAAATCATTGGAAAAAAGCAGTTATAAAACCCGCATTTTCAGCTGGCTCCTACCTCACAAAAGCATTTGACATCTCTAAGATTGACACTATCAACCAAGAGTATAAATCTATAGCTACAGAAAAAGAATTATTAATTCAAAAATTCATCCCTGAAATTAATACAGAAGGAGAAACTTCATTTATTTTTTTCAACAAACAATTCTCACATTGTATCAATAAAAAACCAGCACAAAATGATTTTAGAATTCAAGTTCAATTTGGTGGAAAATACACCATAATTCAACCTTCTAAAGAAACAATACAACAAGCACAAGAAATAGTAAACTGTTTTCCTGACAACCTATTATATGCCAGAGTTGATGGAATTATTATTAAAAATAAAATACACCTTATGGAAGTAGAGTGCATTGAACCCGATTTATATTTTTCTTTAGCACCAGAATCATTACAACGATTTACAACTTCATTATTGCAATTAATTAAGTAAATTTGACATGCGAGAAAACAAAATCTTTACAATCATAATTGTTATAGCAATACTCTATCTAATTCTAAAAA is a genomic window of Flavobacterium jumunjinense containing:
- a CDS encoding ABC-F family ATP-binding cassette domain-containing protein, with product MNYLSVENISKAYGERVLFDNVSFGINKDQKIAFIAKNGSGKTTIMNMINGFDEPDTGQIVLRKGINMAFLSQNNNLQDELTIEESIFASDNETLKVIEAYEKALENPEDEEVYQRAFDDMDRHNAWDFETQYKQILSKLKLVDLKLLVKNLSGGQKKRLSLAIILISRPDLLILDEPTNHLDLEMIEWLEDYFSKENITLFMVTHDRFFLERVCNEIIELDNNKVYQYKGNYSYYLEKKEERIASENASVDKAQNLFVKELAWMRRQPKARTTKSKSRQDDFYKIKEKAESRRKDNVVELEINMERMGSKIIEMVKVTKKFPEKTILDEFSYSFQRGERIGIIGKNGTGKSTFLNILTKTMNPESGKVIIGDTIKIGYYTQSGINPKPGQKVIDIIKEYGEYIPLTKGKIISATQLLERFLFDAKKQYDFVEKLSGGELKRLYLCTVLIQNPNFLILDEPTNDLDIVTLNVLESFLLDYPGCLLVVSHDRYFMDKIVDHLFVFRGEGQVEDFPGNYSDFRSYEDSSEPKGLSSVSTENNASKSWKEKNATATGLSFNEQKEFNKIEREIKDLEFEKAKIEKEFADGKVADDKIEAKANELQKIIKSLEEKEERWFELSAKVE
- a CDS encoding CocE/NonD family hydrolase; protein product: MKFFIRTLLLLLSLSTFSQEDIAQNFDKKEIYITMRDGVKLFTAIYTPKDISKDNKYPFLMQRTCYSIAPYGEDKFPKSLGPNTFLLNDKYIFIYQDVRGRYMSEGTFTNMTPQAEQKSKTSVDESTDTYDTIDWLIKNIKNNNGKIGQYGTSYPGFYTAVGTLANHPALVASSPQAPISDFFFDDFHHNGAFIMGYFRTFPVFGIQKDKATSEHWYMKDFIAPTSKDGSVFYNELGTIKEASDKYYKDNFFMQEIIEHPNYDSFWQKRNLLPHLKNINHAVMTVGGWYDAEDLAGPLNIYKTIEKTSPKAKNTIVMGPFSHGAWARETGKHYHNDIYFGDSIATFYQKNIEYKFFNHYLKGDSKNAVALPEAYMFDTGKKEWNEFSNWPPKKASKLNFYLSSNGKLDTNKSNKTAYSEYYSDPNNPVPSSVNYSDFNGFTPRNYMSEDQRFALSRPDVITFTTDYLTEDITLAGEIMAKLKIASSSSDADFVVKLIDIYPQDEPQNEDKPNVIYANYHQMVRSEVMPARFRNSFEKPEALTPNQTTEVNLKLQDVLHTFKKGHKIQIQIQSTWYPMIAVNQQKFLENNYLATKEDYTKAFIKIFNDSYIEVDILK
- a CDS encoding ATP-grasp domain-containing protein, with product MKIALLTCEKLPDLLPSDQLLIPELAKHNIVAKAEIWDNISVDWSTYDYLIFRNTWDYYEKEEKFNLWLNKIEQLGIKTLNSLSIIKENKHKFYLQKLQEKGITIIPTLFQEKTNNLNLKSAIPNHWKKAVIKPAFSAGSYLTKAFDISKIDTINQEYKSIATEKELLIQKFIPEINTEGETSFIFFNKQFSHCINKKPAQNDFRIQVQFGGKYTIIQPSKETIQQAQEIVNCFPDNLLYARVDGIIIKNKIHLMEVECIEPDLYFSLAPESLQRFTTSLLQLIK
- a CDS encoding ABC transporter ATP-binding protein, with protein sequence MAQPIIEIKDIKRDFPLGDEVIHVLKGIDLKINKGEYVALMGPSGSGKSTLMNLLGCLDTPTSGTYVLNGKLVSKMHDDELAEIRNKEIGFVFQTFNLMPRTTALDNVALPMVYAGFSKSERNERATEVLTQVGLADRMDHKPNQLSGGQRQRVAVGRALVNKPAIILADEPTGNLDSKTSVEIMGLFNEIHANGNTVILVTHEEDIAAYAHRVIRLRDGVIESDTMNTNINIHEKN
- a CDS encoding O-methyltransferase; amino-acid sequence: MIHILKSYLKFLWKSKNEHGVHSPFVYDLVTKCFYDKTNYSEYAILNNYRKSLLTNKNAIEVTDFGAGSRVFKSNTREVNKIAKTAGITSKNAELLFRIVNYFQPKNTLEIGTSLGLATSALSLGYLKTKITSLEGCPNTLSIAENHLQNSSINKDNIHFINTEFTQYLSSYNTQPTNYNFIYFDGNHSKKATLEYFELLLPTITNETVWIFDDIHWSKEMEEAWETIKKHATVKITIDTFQWGIVFFRQEQEKEHFIINPNKTLSSFLFEKIRF